TTGCCTTTTTCCTCTTATGTATTCTCCAACTGGTGAAACAATTTCTTTTTGCCAACAATATAATTCACGTTTTTTTGTTGGTGTTTTAATTGGTGATTTAGGACTCATTCTTAAAGGATTTTTAGATGCATTCGATAATAATCTTTCTGGAGTCAATCTTGATTCATTTGTAACGGATTTTAGAGGACTTTTAATTACTAATCTATCTGAAGTCAATCTTGATTCACTAGCAAGAGGTTTAAGTGGACTTTTAGTAACTATTCTATCTGGAGTCAATCTTGattctataaaataaaataatttatattaaatacaaatagAATGAGTCATTAAATATCTTATTtatgtttctaaataaaaatttaccttttgtactattatattttttgaaatctgTAGCTCTGCACACAGCagcttttgtattttttccattattctctttatttgatcgttttttaaaagatcGCTCACATGTACAAACAACATTTTGTTTTAACATGCTGTCAATTTCTTTTgacaaacattttaaaaatctttgaTATATAATGTGTGGTAAGTGTTTTACTTCTTTTAGAAGATCATCGCATGATTTGCTCCTGCGACTAAAACGTTTCTGCTgtgaattctttttttcatgaaCTGAATCGAATGAACAAGTTGATAAGCAAGTTTCATCCAGTGATTTGAAAGTcgttgaatattcatcatctCCTCCATAACTTTCATTAACACAGTTCAATTCTGAAAATGACAAGCTTCTTCTACTACTTATTTTCTCAGAAGATTCAAGATATTTTTCCCACAAAACAAACGATTCTGTGGTATTATGATTATGACTTTTACTGTTTTCATTTATATCTTTTCCTTTTCCAGCAGAGCATACATTTTTATCAACTAATGAATTAGAAGCACgtctacattttttaaatatagatTTATCAGCTCTGCTATTTTCTTGATtatcattaattatattttcttcattAGCAAACAAAACTCTTTTAGTGGAGTTCCCATCAGTCTTATTATGCTTCTCATAATTTTTGAGCTGTTCAACCATGTCCACCACTAACTCTCCTgtgttattataatttatcggagatttgtttttaacaagaatagtattagtaGTGTATGTCACCTCAGTTTCTTCCATAATAGTTATTAGTCGCTCAGCttctgtttgtgaattagtAACTGGTACAGAATCAGTTGAGTGACTTGTTTCAGCATTACTCGATAAATTATTAGCATTTAAATAACTCTtgtaaaaatgattatttgacTTCATTTCTAATAAATTGGATACAGATTGAAGCGGTATGTATTCAGAGCTTTGATCTCCTCCATTTGATTCTGATTGACTTGGCTCTTTGCAATCCTCAAAACAATCCTCATCTTCGGTGAGAAcgtctatatttttttccaaaaaattcaCTGAATAATCGGATTCATCTATGGATTCTTGATTTGGTAAAGTATGTCCTGCTAAAATGACAGATTGCTGTGTTATCTGTGCATTTTCATTTCTCATGTATAAATGTCCTGGATTATCAGAGCAGGTACTGTAATCAGATGTACCGCTTGCAGTACcattttcagaacttgtacagcctaaaaaagaaaaaaaatattttgtttaaaaaaatgtgtttttgaaCTTACTTATGGAGCTTATATTGAATTAGCATTTTCCATTAACAAAACGTGCTGGTTGTAACATTCGAACTAAGTAAAGAAGTATATAGGTGGCGGTATGTAAGACAATTGtcacaaaacaaaacaaaagtcTATCCATGCAGGGAAACAACGAAAATTTTTCCATTTTACTCACGTGTGCCGACGGTGCTGCTGGGCAAAAAACCTTTTAGGCGATTCATGTTGCAATGCCAAAATCTGCACACAGTCCTGCAGTCAACCAAGTGAACTGAGTACTGCTTATTTGTACGAAGTAACGTAAAAAATACCAAACATCTATAAGTATACAGAAAGTACTGTCAGTGCACTAGAACGATCGCGACGCATTTGAGTTTGAGTTCTGAAGGGAGTGTACCGCAACAGCGTGATTGCAGTGCTGTCCATCTATACTACGAATCCTACTACACTGTATCTCATTATACGTAGAAATCGGAGCCGCCCTGCGTCGCGTATAGGATATAGAAGGATACCAGAGTCCTACAGCACAGCCcatggagaaagagagagaacgagcagGTTGGGGAAGGGATGGAAACCGAGAAAAAAACGGTCgagccgccgcgcgcggataCTCGAAACCCAAACGGTCACTTTTGAAATATGCCCTTACGATATCACGGGAAAGAGGCAATGCCAACTGCAGCGTCAGATAAAGCGTTGAGATAAGTTTAATGCGACCCTACGATAAGGTGATTCCGCGTTGGTTCACACGCTCTTGAGAGGACTGTTTTACGTTAGATCATGGAGAGACGCTCGAGATTAGTGCGTCGATTTTTTCTGCGCTATCGATATTAACTTTTTCAATGTTGGGAATGGGCAAACCGGATTGGTGGTCGGTAGGCGGGCGTAAACAAACTGCGGACGAGCGAATCGCTTACCGGCGGCGCACACGGCGAAACATGCTAACAGGTGCGTATATACTTAACACCCAcatttgtataattttgtgaaattttaaaCGTAGGAATACGTGTGCAGATGTCAGTTTTAATGAGTCTGAATTTTCAATACCTTTGTAAAGAATTCTTAATGCATTTTAAAAGTTCAAAATTAGTCATTTCATtctagattattattattataaataaatgaaatcaaatgaaaataaaatattgcagtTGTAACAATAACACTTTATTTCTAAAACTGTACAACAATGTCAGTCAACAttgaaacagaaaaatacCATTCCCAGATATGTTTCCAAAAATAGGTACAGCGTGTCACTGCAGTATACAATTATACACAATCGTACAAGTAGATTAATTGAACTTACTGTAATGATATACAGCACAATAAGTTCAAACTATTTACTCAAATTTCACAATTAAATCAGGTGTTATAATGTGTATAATGTGGACTTGAAATTCATGCATTTCTATACACACATTTCTTAGCATACTTTAATAGtcaaaattatactttttaaaTCGTGCGATTCGTTATAAATGGTCGATAGTTTTGAATGTTTTCATTACAAAAACTCGTCATAAGTTCATTATGTGTATAGATTCCAGTATAAAAGCTATCCCTGCACAGTTTACAATATGCCAATGTTTGTTTCTCTATTGTAAAGTGGCAAGAAAAATCTTAATGTTTCCTACTTTTATATCTATTCCCTAATTATTAATAGTTTAAATAGGCTCAATCACATTTTTCATCATAAAGTAAAATACATAGTAAATGCACAAAGTATAAGGAATagatataagtatataaataaaaagaatgttTAATTTCATCAGTGCACTTATACTAAAAAATTGCAACTGACTAGTCTTACTCTTGAGTTTCAAATTTTAGATAAATtcatatcaaacatttttgtaCTTCTCAAATGATTTCAGAAAAAAGTTAATGTATTGTATAACAATTCAGGTTTTTGGCAAATAATATGCAAATCAGAAAAATTCTCCCACAATAGATATACGTTGTAGAAAAGGTTGTGATTGACAACTCAGTAATTGGAAATCTTCTTTTGCTGTGGTATTAGATggatataaattatttttccttATCCTTTCTAGCATTATTTGTGGGTCAAAGTAAATCTTTCTTTCTGAGGTAGTttcttcaaattttattgattcacTTTTATTCGATGTATCGTCATTAGTTGGCGGAAAGTCTCCACTTGCTCTTGATGCAGTTACAAGTGTTTCTACATTTTCACTATCATCAGCTTTATAAATTGCACTTGGAGGCGCTATTACTCGAACCTTATAGTTACTTGAATCTTCAGATCCATTTGTTTCAAGGGTGTCAGCCTCTTTCTTAACAGAAATTACTTCAGGTTCAGTAATATTATCTgactttgtattattattaatatcactTAATGCAACTCTTTTGATATCAGAGAGCTTTTCGATTTTCATAGTTCGATTGCTTTCTTCTCTTTTATTAGCATCgtcttcaaaaaattttacattggtcggatcttcattttttctgtCATTCATGATAACAAATTTATGCATTTTAGACTTCTTTTGAGGAAATAGGTTGTGTGGACGTTGACAGCAATGCAATGCACCAGGATCAATTGGGTGAGCTTCTGTGTTAAAAATATAGCCACCAGCATCAACAACACACTGGCCCCATGGTGTTTGGACAACATCGCCATGTTTgcctaaaaatatataaaaatttttagattcgataaatattacattagatggttttaattaataagaatattacaatatttagTAGCATACCTgcattatgaataaaattatcagGATCAAACAATAAATAGAGGTATTTTGTTGTTTCAGCAAGGAAAAAAGATTCCATCCTATCTGCTTTACGATGATCTCTAACATCATTTATAGTAGCATATCCACAGGTAGTTTTAGCACTATGTTGTAAACTTCTCAAAACATCAACACCAACTTGAATCAAATATGGGTCACCAGTTGCTCTATAAAGATACATAACAGATTCTATCAATTCAGGCCGAAGTGGATATCCTTCCCTATTAGTTCCTGCTTCGCCTTgtggaatattataaaattctgGAGTGAATCCAAACTGTTTCCAAACTCTATGATAATTATGAAGTGATTTCATAGCATCACCAATTTCTCCAAAGAGACTCAAAACTCCAGGCCAGTATGCATCAAGAGATTGAAATACTGGTAATGTCACTTGACCTTTGGTCATAGATACCCAAAGATGCCAGTCTTCTCGACGAATATACTTTTCAATAGCTGCTCTATGCTCATGAAAAATAACAGCTAAAGAAGGATCCTGAAAGAGTAGTGTTCCTTTTGCTAAATATTCGAAGTACGAGTCAACCCCAGCACCTATACCAGAGTCTTGAGCTGTCCAATGACCAGTTAAAACATCAACATGATTTCCAACTAAGCCAATATTAGACTTATAATAGTGTAGTGCTTTCATGGCATTCATTGCCACTTCTTCGTACAATGGGTCACCAGTTAATCTTGATAAAGTACCGAATTCCAATATAAATGTTCCAATTCCTGCGGTACATGTAATGCTGGTTTCTCCTTGGGGAACTCCATATTTCAAATTGACTGTGCCATAGGGCATCCCAGTAGGAGTGTCAAATGCAACAATTAATCTTTTGGCCATATCTTCGGCAAGTCGTAACAATGGACCATTACATGGCCACCCTGGCTCTAGTTTCATGCCAGCTTTTCTTGAGAGTAAATGTGCACTCAATAAACCACCAACAACTCTGATATTAGTTTCAAACACAGACACATTGATGTTAGCCTCAAAATCAGATCTTGAAGCAATAATTTCTGCAACTCTGCGAAATTCAGTGAAATTTCCCATTACAGCTAATGTATCTAAAGCATCTATTAGGGTCAGCGAAAAACTACCCCATGTATCAAAACCATCACAGCTCAAGGAGCGCAGCTCATCGTAAGGATAAGCGTATTTCAAGTAACTAGAATATGCATGATCAAACATTGCACGAGTTTCTTCACGATACTTCAGAAGGTCTTTTTTTTCGTACCTTTGAGGCACCCCCGTAACTAATGACACACATTGTAAAGTGAGCAAGCTTATATATACTATCAACATCTTCTAACATATGggttattttttaatagtaGAAATCAAGCGTAAATAACTACGTTTTTTCATATTGCATTTTAAGTACTAAGGAGCTCCAAAAAgttatactattttatagtTTACATCTtcattctgaaaaaaaatacaacagTATTAGATGTGTATTGATAACGATGAGCATAAGTGAATCAGAAATTACCTTGCTTGAAAGAATAGCGATTATTATTCATACATATGGAACAAGTTTAGATTTCTGACAGTAGCTATATAATTGCTACATACGGCGAACTTGCATTCTTGCAATTAGGTTACAATGATACAGTTTTTTAAAAGACGCCCCCTGTGGgactttaaaattataacaatgcGTGATCTGAAAATTCAATATAGTTTTCTTCGATTTAATCGTGTTTTTCTCACTTCTATTCTACTGTGTATACAGTTATAAACAATATGCACTAAAAGCAAAGTCAATTATACCGTTATagaattttaaatatgtaGTAGATTATAGCGTACGCTTATAATTACCGgcacaaaacaaaaaacacaAATAAATTAGTAGAAAATGCGGTcacctatattttttatttttttcacgatATATTGTGAAACCAATTATCCATAAGATTGCACGCTACAATCTGTCTCAATCTATCATGGCAATCAGATTCAatagttatttattattatctttttttttttcatgtacaGATATATCTACAGCTCAAGGGGACACAATGCGCAGACGTGGCCGACgtccaaaaaattatttagccAGGCCGGAATTCGCACGCGCGAGCGCTATACAGCTGTAGACatgctatatatgtatagccATAGGTACATATATAGCGAACAGTCGAGCTCGTCGAAAATGTTCAACCTTCGCGTTGTCGCTGCCGCAGTCGTCGATCCGCAGTGCCGAGAGAATAATAGTCGCGCGCGACAACAATGACGGAAGTCCGTCAAAACAATGCGAACGGCACTTGGCAGCGTCGTTGTGATTCCGCAGCTGAGTGACAGGTCAcgattatcatcatcatcatcatcgttcGAGCGTGTGAGTTCACAAGGAGGTGGGGGAACTTCGAAAATTTTGGAGCACTACTGTTATTCAGCACCACTACTCGTCGACTTGACTAGTGGTGTTCTGCGCGGCGCCGAGGACATAATTATTGGGGCGAACGGGAGACGGAGAAAGGCGGACTACTCGAGGTTAAAGCAAACCAGTAAGATGAGCATTTTTTCGGTTTACCCTCGAATTGACTGGGCCCCTGCAAGCTTATACGCTCCAGCGCGATCAGATACTGAAACAGCAAGACGACGACTCACGAACCGACAAAACCTACTCGCGACTAACTTGTAAGATGGCATTGAACAAGCTCGTTTACTGGTAAGAAGCCAATGTTGTTATCTTTCTTTTCTTAGAAAATTGCATTCACTTTGATAAATGTTTGATTCGCAAGCTGTGTTTCTTCGACAACTTATTGCATTTCAATATTCACATTTGCTTTTGATCGATTGAATCATTTATTCACTTGTgcgcttttttattattttaaattttcaaattgattGATGAACATGTATAATGAcagtttaattttattcttactTATGCTTTTAAACATTTACAGGTATCAGAAAAAAATTGGAACTTACGACAGACAAGAATGGGAAGATACAGTAgagcaaaaaatattttgtggGCTGACTCATGTACCTATGAGAGCAGCCAAACTTAAAACTGAATTGATTGATGTTGATCTAGTAAGAGGTATGTGATGCTAGAatagaatttgaaaaattatttaaaccaTATTACAATGTACTATGCTTTTCAGGTTCATCCTTTCCAAAAGCTAAGCCCAAACATGGACTTGGAACAGTGGTTTATCTTGCAATCCAAAGGCTATTATTTTTACCCTATCATGCTCAATGGTGGATTCATCAAACTAGTTTTCgcatttacattttatttatacttcttTATGGCCTGCAAATGCTTAATCTCTACATATTCTTCAACTACTTTCCTAAGGAAAATGAATCTGATGTAAGAAGTTTCACTATTGCATATGAACTAAATTCTAAAGGATCTTACAgaataattattaaacgtgTATTTTTTCAGATTATTACAATAtcagaggtgataacccctgCAGTAATGATGCTTATATTATGTTTGGTACATTCACAGATTGTATCGACAAACTCTGGTCCAATATTAAGTATTAAGTATGATAGACAACGAATACGACGCTCTAGACAAGATCGATCGCGGCTTAACAAGACAAGAGCAAGAAGAAACATTCGCAGTAAAATAGCAAATTTTTCCTTAAAGTCCCTTTGATTTTTCactcaaaattaattttttattataactttaCAGGTGATAATGAAGATGCAAAAACTTGTCAAGATGCAACTGCAGACACTAACAGTAAAGTAGATTGTGAAGCATCCCCCTCAGTGAGATTCACTAATAAAGTAATAATTGataaacaaacaataatatTGGATACCAAATCTACAATTAAAGATTCCCGTGAACCTTTAAGTAACAGTAGAAAAACTCAATTAGCTAATTCTAAATCtattattcaaattcaaagtgtagatATAAAAGATCATTTAGGTATTAAACATTTATTATGGTTAGTTGCTGTctaatacaaaattaaatagttttttaaactaaaattttttatatgtaGCACCAGAAATTTCCATAATTAACACTGATTTGCATCCTAGTGAAGAAGATAATTGTGATAGTCCAGtaagtatttaaaaatctatTGTACCTAGAGTTAAACTgacttagaaaaaaaatattaaaattaagttATACTCCAGGGTAGTGGAAATCCTTCAATCCAAAGTTCAAAAAGTGATAAGAAAGAGTGTGAAAGTGAAGAGGAAGGAGAGTGTGAAGAAGCAATTACGAATCATTTATTGGAAGCAACATCCTCAGCAACTGAGTGGATGGGGGTTACAACAAATAGTGATGAATGTAGTTATAGGTATGTAGATATATGTACCTATACTACGATAACTCGTAAAATCCATATACTTTAATGTACAGATTATTTAACATTTTGCTTTAAACCATCTTTCTTAGCTCTGAATTTGAAGAGTCTGATTGTCAAACTGAGGCTAATATGAATCATGAAGAATATATGGAAAGTCCATTTGCATGGGAATTTGAACTTCCACAATCAATGTTTTTAAGTTCAGGCTCTGCTTCAGCAGATCGAGGTTtgatacaataataaaatataaaagaaataaatccgAAAATTCTTTATTTAGAAGATAAGGaaagttttctaatttaaTAACTTTGAAAACTGaatgtaattaatttttttagtgtCGTGCACAATATGGACTTCTCGTGATATTAAAAAAGCTGAGCTTTCAGCACTTGATATAAGCTCGGCAATAATCGAAAGGGTAGAGTCTATGCCAGAAAGTATAGATTATTTTTATGCTGGATTGGTACTTGCTGTTGTGCTGTCTTTGGTGCCTTCTTTGAGACGTGTGAGTGATCATCTTGGAATAGATCCCATGAACAATACTGCTAGTTCCTTGAAGCCTAGTGAATTATCTCTGGCCAATTCTGAAACAATTGTAGATCTAATTTGTAAATTAATCAACGTGGCTTTTGGGTCATCTCTTTTGTACGTATTTCTACTTGattaatttttcgattttagCTAAATTATAGGTAAGAAAATTAATcttcttttttacttttagagAACGAATATTGATTCTCTCTTCAGCTTTGGAAAGACTTGTTTTGGCATCTttgttattctttttattGGCAGTTGCCGAACGAACGTATAAGCAACGATTGCTTTACGCAAAATTATTTTCGCATTTAACATCTTCGAGACGAGCAAGAAAATCCAATCTACCTCATTTTCGTTTGAACAAAGTTAGAAATATTAAAACATGGTTAAGTGTTAGATCATATTTGAAGGTCAGTCTATCCCGAATATATACTAATATAAGacaaaaatgcaataattttgaaaacaaggtaatcaatattttttttatttttgcagagGAGAGGTCCACAGAGATCCGTTGACGTCATTGTATCATCGGTTTTTATCATTACATTAGCCTTATTATCATTTGTTTCTTTGGAATTGATAAAGGTAAGTAAAATATATGCGATGAAAATAacttacgttttattatgtcTACATATGACTTCaagatgattattttttcaGGATCTCAATAGTTTGCATTCTCATTACAATATTGAGGCCTTATTTTGGAGCTTTGCCCTTGGTATATTTATACTAAGATTTATGACACTtggaacaaaaattaataaaaaatatagaaatatttctgtattGATTACAGAGCaggtatttttgttttacttttGATTGCATTTAAATGATTTCAACTTCTTCAAATTGATATTTTGTTTCTAGATAAATCTTTATTTGCAAATTGAACAAAAGCCTCACAAAAAGGAGGAACTAATGATTGCTAATAGTGTTTTAAAATTAGCAGCAGATTTGATAAAGGTAGCTACATTTCTTTATTTAGTaactacttttttttaattatcagagtcaaatctttgtttttgtttatagGAGCTTGAAAGTCCATTTAAAATTTCCGGCTTATCAGCGAatccatatttatatacaataaCGAAAGTTATACTTTTATCTGCATTATCTGGAGTTCTTTCAGAATTACTTGGATTCAAATTGAAgcttcataaaattaagataaAGTAAATTGTTACTTTTTCTGCTATTGCTACAAAAGGCATACAGGTAAGGATTTGGAAATACCTATTAGAAAATACCTACGgcaataaatcaataaaattacaGAGAATattttcttagaaaattacACACGAATTTTCGCAAAATTTGACATCTAATATGTGTATagattatattctaaaaatCCATTTCTAAAAGGGAGATTGCGATAGTATCGAATGGAAGCTCTTACAGAGCCAATTCAGACCGTTATCAAAAAATTGCATTGGTGGGTACAGTGGAAATAGGGAGAAACTTCAGAGAGTtcaacaacaataaaattaaCGCGGGCGGCACGCGTCATCACCAATTTCTATAGTAGATTATAAATAGCATGACCACtttgtaatttattagaatccttataaatcaattaaaatctcAATGATACTTATTTTATAATGTATTGATGACTACCTCTACTGATAATAtctgaaataaatattttcattacatataatatattagGTACAATATAGCTAAtttaatagtaaaatattattaaaactgttaaaatatctaaaatgaAACATTAATAGCAattcaaaaagttatttacTACGAATTTGATACCCCAAGAAACTAGTcatgttattaataaaattgatagTAACGATTTCAGAACAATTTACCTTTAATTATGATACATAGTTTTACTTGAAATCATGAAATGAAAatcttttcgaaaattttgattaataaatatactaAATTATAGTTGCCATCGGGACTATAGTGCGCCTCTTgagatataaatatttatgtaatttgTTAAAAGTTTATCTTGAAAATGAATGACGAATGCATTATTGTTACATGTATTCGAATGAATTGTGTTTATTATaatgtacatacatacttGTTTGAAAGGTGAACTTGTTGATTCAAACTAGAACTCATAGACTTTATGTAAAGAAAACGCGTTTGTctgtataaatgtataaattgtaaaataatattagtttatataaatggttatttatataaacatatatttatattctttAAATAGATAGATATTTTCATTTACCATTTTAGTCTCTGAAAGaattacaaatataataaataattttaattttatataagtTTTGCATTTTATATCTGTACATTTCAGTGTttagaatcaataaaaaatacaacaaTGTTAGTTACAATATGTAAACTTAAACtttgcttatttttttatctagaTCCCTTGAATATCTGTTTTTGTTCACTTTGAAATAGATGTCCTGTCTATACCTTAGTTAATTGTATTTAACAAAAGGAAACAAAGATCTACTTGGACAATTTTAAATAGCTCTAAAGGGTTCTTGAAAACGTAGTATATAATTGTTTAGTATTctaagtttttaattaatcaagttaataattttttaataagtttCACGATGATGCGTAATTACATTCTTTATCTAAAATATAGTCTCGTTGTGCTGAAATGCGCAGCTCtcttttatttgaaaactgGTTTAATAATCTCTAACCTTGCTTACAAACTCGTAAGTTTAATAGTTcgcattttttttcgtttaaactttataaaactgTTATAaagttgaaatattttaattttcattatacaTACTGATCTTTAGCAAAAATAAGATGACCGCGCGCGAAacgttttaattataaatttcctataataattatacaggaaaaagttgtatattttattacaatacaATATCGCGTAGATCGATAGAGACGTGTAATCGCACCAGATAAAAATCCTCGAGACTTTGACAATGCTTcgtgaaaaa
The sequence above is a segment of the Nasonia vitripennis strain AsymCx chromosome 3, Nvit_psr_1.1, whole genome shotgun sequence genome. Coding sequences within it:
- the LOC100122702 gene encoding putative homeodomain transcription factor; this encodes MALNKLVYWYQKKIGTYDRQEWEDTVEQKIFCGLTHVPMRAAKLKTELIDVDLVRGSSFPKAKPKHGLGTVVYLAIQRLLFLPYHAQWWIHQTSFRIYILFILLYGLQMLNLYIFFNYFPKENESDIITISEVITPAVMMLILCLVHSQIVSTNSGPILSIKYDRQRIRRSRQDRSRLNKTRARRNIRSDNEDAKTCQDATADTNSKVDCEASPSVRFTNKVIIDKQTIILDTKSTIKDSREPLSNSRKTQLANSKSIIQIQSVDIKDHLAPEISIINTDLHPSEEDNCDSPGSGNPSIQSSKSDKKECESEEEGECEEAITNHLLEATSSATEWMGVTTNSDECSYSSEFEESDCQTEANMNHEEYMESPFAWEFELPQSMFLSSGSASADRVSCTIWTSRDIKKAELSALDISSAIIERVESMPESIDYFYAGLVLAVVLSLVPSLRRVSDHLGIDPMNNTASSLKPSELSLANSETIVDLICKLINVAFGSSLLERILILSSALERLVLASLLFFLLAVAERTYKQRLLYAKLFSHLTSSRRARKSNLPHFRLNKVRNIKTWLSVRSYLKRRGPQRSVDVIVSSVFIITLALLSFVSLELIKDLNSLHSHYNIEALFWSFALGIFILRFMTLGTKINKKYRNISVLITEQINLYLQIEQKPHKKEELMIANSVLKLAADLIKELESPFKISGLSANPYLYTITKVILLSALSGVLSELLGFKLKLHKIKIK
- the LOC100122711 gene encoding ER degradation-enhancing alpha-mannosidase-like protein 2, which encodes MLIVYISLLTLQCVSLVTGVPQRYEKKDLLKYREETRAMFDHAYSSYLKYAYPYDELRSLSCDGFDTWGSFSLTLIDALDTLAVMGNFTEFRRVAEIIASRSDFEANINVSVFETNIRVVGGLLSAHLLSRKAGMKLEPGWPCNGPLLRLAEDMAKRLIVAFDTPTGMPYGTVNLKYGVPQGETSITCTAGIGTFILEFGTLSRLTGDPLYEEVAMNAMKALHYYKSNIGLVGNHVDVLTGHWTAQDSGIGAGVDSYFEYLAKGTLLFQDPSLAVIFHEHRAAIEKYIRREDWHLWVSMTKGQVTLPVFQSLDAYWPGVLSLFGEIGDAMKSLHNYHRVWKQFGFTPEFYNIPQGEAGTNREGYPLRPELIESVMYLYRATGDPYLIQVGVDVLRSLQHSAKTTCGYATINDVRDHRKADRMESFFLAETTKYLYLLFDPDNFIHNAGKHGDVVQTPWGQCVVDAGGYIFNTEAHPIDPGALHCCQRPHNLFPQKKSKMHKFVIMNDRKNEDPTNVKFFEDDANKREESNRTMKIEKLSDIKRVALSDINNNTKSDNITEPEVISVKKEADTLETNGSEDSSNYKVRVIAPPSAIYKADDSENVETLVTASRASGDFPPTNDDTSNKSESIKFEETTSERKIYFDPQIMLERIRKNNLYPSNTTAKEDFQLLSCQSQPFLQRISIVGEFF
- the LOC100678302 gene encoding uncharacterized protein LOC100678302: MNRLKGFLPSSTVGTRCTSSENGTASGTSDYSTCSDNPGHLYMRNENAQITQQSVILAGHTLPNQESIDESDYSVNFLEKNIDVLTEDEDCFEDCKEPSQSESNGGDQSSEYIPLQSVSNLLEMKSNNHFYKSYLNANNLSSNAETSHSTDSVPVTNSQTEAERLITIMEETEVTYTTNTILVKNKSPINYNNTGELVVDMVEQLKNYEKHNKTDGNSTKRVLFANEENIINDNQENSRADKSIFKKCRRASNSLVDKNVCSAGKGKDINENSKSHNHNTTESFVLWEKYLESSEKISSRRSLSFSELNCVNESYGGDDEYSTTFKSLDETCLSTCSFDSVHEKKNSQQKRFSRRSKSCDDLLKEVKHLPHIIYQRFLKCLSKEIDSMLKQNVVCTCERSFKKRSNKENNGKNTKAAVCRATDFKKYNSTKESRLTPDRIVTKSPLKPLASESRLTSDRLVIKSPLKSVTNESRLTPERLLSNASKNPLRMSPKSPIKTPTKKRELYCWQKEIVSPVGEYIRGKRQSPFQSSPNKKKV